From Erigeron canadensis isolate Cc75 chromosome 8, C_canadensis_v1, whole genome shotgun sequence, one genomic window encodes:
- the LOC122609854 gene encoding squamosa promoter-binding-like protein 1, with amino-acid sequence MEAKFGGNPHHYYGPVVPELKTVGKRTMEWDLNDWKWDGDLFTATPLNGFQSDCRGRQLFPIDSGVEGNTNTVVSNSSSSCSDGGKRELEKRRRVVILDDDEEIGGLNLNLGVQVHPVTEDELERYEGRNGKKSKVGGGASNRAVCQVDDCHTDLTGAKDYHRRHKVCNSHSKATKALVGNVMQRFCQQCSRFHALEEFDEGKRSCRRRLAGHNRRRRKTHPENPTNGISLNDERTSSYLLVSLLRILSNVQSNNTSEQSKDQDMLSHLLRNLASLAGTANEKNSSGGSQCLQDAGTSVATPEKEPMQLVGQTVNPSGSVMMNREALQSAATCQITFPSNNKSPTEVRKTKLNNIDLNMVYDDSQDCMETMESFETPENNDGVPLWLRSHPHKSSPPQTSGNSGSTATQSPSSSSGEGQSRTDRIVFKLFGKDPNELPLLLRNQILDWLLHSPTDIEGYIRPGCIILAVYLRMDNSSWDELCYDLSNHLLKLLEASNNSFWRTGWVYTRVLDHVAFVCDGQIVLNTALPHKGYRDSSILNISPIAVSATENAKFSVKGLNISWSTSRMLCVLEGKYLVQTTCSDLLEETDSSINYEDIQSLSFSCSIPNISGRGFIEIEDDSLSSSFFPFIVAEPDVCSEICMLESDLAITETSDNTEKEMKEVEARTRALDFVNEIGWLLHRSQLKVRLNSMDPNLDLFSFERFRWLIEFSVDHDWCAVVKKLLGIIFSGTVDITDHSSVEFALVEVGLLHRAVRRNSNLMVQLLLNYCEGNSSDGTRPGSALFRPDAAGPGGLTPLHIASGKDGSESVLDALTNDPQQVGLEAWRSSRDGTGLTPYDYASLRGHYNYIHLVQRKINKKRSEKGHVVLDMPPEEPSRKVAGFETEKAVVVTPVVFQKSCGQCERKLAYYGGGRSSLALYKPAMLSMVAIAAVCVCVALLFKSSPQVMYVFQPFIWERLKFGAS; translated from the exons ATGGAGGCTAAATTTGGGGGAAACCCTCATCATTACTATGGGCCAGTTGTGCCGGAATTAAAGACTGTTGGAAAGAGGACTATGGAATGGGATTTAAATGATTGGAAATGGGACGGCGATCTATTTACTGCTACTCCGTTAAATGGGTTTCAGTCGGATTGTAGAGGTAGGCAATTGTTTCCAATTGATTCGGGTGTTGAGGGGAATACGAATACTGTTGTGTCTAATAGCTCGTCCTCGTGTTCTGATGGAGGAAAAAGGGAATTGGAAAAGCGGAGAAGGGTTGTAATTctcgatgatgatgaagaaattgGGGGTCTTAACTTAAATCTTGGAGTACAAGTGCATCCTGTAACCGAAGATGAATTGGAGAGGTATGAGGGAAGGAATGGGAAGAAATCTAAAGTAGGCGGGGGTGCTTCTAATCGTGCGGTTTGTCAGGTGGATGATTGTCATACTGATCTAACGGGTGCAAAAGATTATCATCGGCGACATAAGGTTTGTAATTCCCATTCCAAGGCCACTAAAGCATTGGTAGGGAATGTGATGCAAAGGTTTTGTCAGCAGTGCAGCAG GTTTCATGCTCTTGAGGAATTTGATGAAGGAAAGAGAAGTTGTCGAAGACGCTTAGCAGGACATAATAGGCGGAGAAGAAAGACACATCCAGAAAACCCGACAAATGGAATTTCACTAAATGATGAACGCACCTCTAGTTATTTACTCGTTAGTCTCTTGAGGATACTATCAAATGTTCAAT CGAATAATACGTCCGAGCAAAGCAAAGATCAAGATATGCTCTCTCATCTTTTGAGAAACCTTGCTAGTCTCGCGGGTACAGCTAATGAGAAAAATTCTTCCGGTGGATCACAATGTTTGCAGGATGCTGGTACATCCGTTGCAACCCCCGAGAAG GAGCCTATGCAGCTGGTGGGACAAACTGTGAATCCTTCAGGATCTGTAATGATGAATAGAGAAGCTTTACAAAGTGCAGCTACTTGTCAAATAACATTTCCGTCAAATAACAAATCTCCCACTGAAGTCAGAAAGACGAAATTGAACAACATTGATTTGAACATGGTTTATGATGATTCTCAAGATTGTATGGAAACTATGGAGAGCTTTGAGACCCCTGAAAATAACGACGGTGTGCCCTTATGGTTACGCAGCCACCCTCACAAGTCAAGTCCACCTCAAACAAGTGGAAACTCTGGTTCAACGGCAACACAGTCACCATCTAGTTCTAGTGGAGAAGGACAG AGTCGTACTGACCGAATCGTATTCAAACTATTTGGGAAAGATCCAAATGAGTTGCCTCTTCTCCTCCGGAACCAG ATCCTTGACTGGTTATTACATAGTCCGACTGATATTGAAGGTTACATTCGACCTGGATGTATCATATTAGCAGTATATCTTCGAATGGACAATTCCTCTTGGGACGAG CTTTGCTATGATTTGAGCAACCATTTGCTAAAGCTTTTGGAAGCCTCAAATAACTCTTTCTGGAGAACTGGATGGGTTTACACTAGGGTGCTTGATCATGTTGCATTTGTTTGTGATG GTCAGATTGTTTTGAACACAGCTTTGCCACATAAAGGATATAGAGACTCCAGCATCTTGAACATATCACCCATAGCGGTTTCCGCTACCGAGAATGCTAAATTTTCAGTTAAAGGTTTAAACATTTCATGGTCAACCTCAAG GATGCTCTGTGTACTTGAAGGGAAATACCTTGTTCAGACAACTTGTTCTGATTTACTGGAGGAAACAGATTCGTCGATTAATTACGAAGATATCCAGTCTCTCAGCTTCTCATGCTCTATCCCTAACATTTCCGGGAGAGGATTCATAGAG ATCGAGGATGATAGTCTCAGCAGCAGCTTCTTTCCATTTATAGTAGCAGAACCGGATGtttgttcagaaatatgtaTGCTCGAGAGTGATTTAGCCATAACTGAAACTTCTGACAACACTGAAAAAGAGATGAAAGAAGTAGAAGCAAGAACACGGGCATTGGATTTTGTAAACGAAATTGGATGGCTTCTTCATAGAAGTCAACTGAAAGTGAGATTAAATTCCATGGATCCCAATTTGGATCTTTTCTCTTTTGAACGGTTCAGGTGGCTTATAGAGTTCTCTGTTGACCATGATTGGTGTGCCGTGGTCAAGAAACTGTTGGGCATTATCTTTAGTGGAACAGTAGACATAACAGACCATAGTTCCGTTGAATTTGCATTGGTGGAAGTGGGCTTACTCCATCGAGCCGTGAGACGAAACTCTAACCTCATGGTTCAATTGCTCTTAAATTATTGTGAAGGAAACAGTTCAGATGGAACCAGACCTGGGTCTGCTTTGTTCAGACCAGATGCTGCAGGCCCTGGTGGGTTAACTCCTCTTCATATTGCATCTGGTAAAGATGGTTCTGAGAGCGTGTTGGATGCATTAACTAATGATCCTCAGCAG GTGGGACTTGAAGCATGGAGAAGCTCTCGTGATGGTACAGGTTTAACTCCTTATGATTACGCATCACTAAGAGGCCATTACAATTATATTCATCTAGTTCAAAGAAAGATCAACAAAAAGAGATCAGAGAAGGGACACGTTGTTCTTGACATGCCACCCGAAGAGCCGTCTCGTAAGGTGGCTGGATTTGAAACCGAGAAAGCTGTAGTGGTAACACCAGTGGTTTTCCAGAAATCATGTGGCCAATGTGAGCGGAAATTGGCATATTATGGCGGCGGGCGGTCATCATTGGCGCTTTACAAGCCGGCAATGCTGTCAATGGTAGCCATAGCTGCAGTATGCGTATGTGTGGCTCTGCTGTTCAAGAGCTCACCGCAGGTTATGTATGTGTTCCAGCCTTTCATTTGGGAAAGACTCAAGTTTGGAGCAAGTTAA
- the LOC122580520 gene encoding uncharacterized protein LOC122580520, producing MDLIESIDDIPVQNPSAEDFSAADLKWFKYGTPEHHDDVALVPYARVEDFIFGECSNAEAPTRFHIQRRRKRLRGSLMELKNDEYLDKRHYWCSFGPENYGDDGVVLPSRKYRLNTRNRAARPQSMRGCQCHFVVKRLYVRPSLALLIYNDRRHVNKSGFICHGPLDRDAIGPGAKKIPYVGNEIQQQTMSMIYLGIPEENVLEKHIEEIQRYGGSDAKVNALASQYVHKLGMIIKRSTHELDLDDQASIRIWADRNKRLTFYFQDSSENEPFILGIQTEWQLQQMLRFGHHSFIAVDSTFGIKRLKYPLCTLLVFDSRQHALPVAWVITRSVAKSDISKWMKALIDRVRAIDPTWKANGFLIDDAAGETDPIREIFSCPILFSLWRVRRSWLRHIVKNCRNIEVQREIFKRLGEIAYSIWGGVNPLAVLEKFTLDFVDQTDFMQYFTATWVPKIEMWLTTMKTFPIASQEASGAIEAYHVKLKMKLFDDSHLGSLQRVDWLVHKLTSELHSSYWLDRRADESDSFLPVKEEYINSTSWHRALQIPDADVTLDNENHLFAKVVGQKDRNCMHLVWNPGSEFAFCDCEWSLHGNLCKHVLKVNMICENQQGYPSSMSFQSYQEILVNMLKKPPDDSLELDLSTAWLHRILDQIQKLVELNKSTDIGTVVNNLPLKWGEKKKRISLGKPATVRLTLGPTSPKNNIIRKKNRKRKRLSCIRDP from the exons ATGGACTTGATTGAATCCATCGATGACATCCCAGTACAAAACCCGTCAGCAGAAGATTTTTCTGCTGCTGACTTAAAATGGTTTAAATATGGCACTCCAGAACATCATGATGATGTGGCCCTAGTTCCTTATGCTAGAGTTGAAGATTTCATTTTTGGCGAGTGTTCCAATGCAGAAGCTCCAACCCGTTTCCACATTCAGAGAAGGAGGAAACGTTTGCGAGGCAGCTTGATGGAGTTGAAGAATGATGAATATCTAGACAAAAGGCA CTACTGGTGCTCCTTCGGTCCTGAAAATTACGGGGATGATGGAGTTGTATTACCTAGCAGAAAGTATCGACTCAACACTCGAAATCGTGCAGCTAGACCTCAATCAATGCGAGGTTGCCAATGCCATTTTGTGGTCAAACGTTTATATGTCCGTCCATCTCTTGCACTTTTAATTTACAATGACCGACGCCATGTGAATAAGTCAGGATTTATCTGCCATGGTCCACTTGACCGGGATGCTATTGGCCCGGGAGCCAAGAAAATTCCATATGTAGGAAATGAGATTCAGCAACAAACAATGTCAATGATTTATCTTGGCATCCCTGAGGAGAATGTTCTAGAGAAACACATAGAAGAGATTCAACGTTATGGTGGGTCAGATGCGAAAGTCAATGCTCTTGCTTCTCAGTATGTTCATAAACTCGGAATGATAATAAAGCGGTCTACGCACGAACTGGATTTAGATGACCAAGCTAGTATACGAATATGGGCTGATCGTAATAAGAGactcactttttattttcaagatTCTTCTGAAAATGAACCGTTTATTCTTGGGATCCAAACTGAATGGCAGTTGCAGCAAATGCTTCGTTTTGGACATCACAGCTTTATAGCAGTTGACTCGACGTTTGGAATCAAGAGGTTAAAG TATCCTCTGTGTACGCTTCTGGTATTTGATTCGAGACAACATGCACTCCCTGTAGCATGGGTCATTACTCGGAGTGTTGCTAAATCTGATATCTCTAAATGGATGAAAGCTCTAATTGACCGTGTTCGTGCTATTGACCCCACATGGAAGGCAAATGGGTTTTTAATTGATGATGCAGCGGGAGAGACTGATCCCATAAG GGAGATATTTTCATGTcctatattattttctttatggCGTGTTCGTCGGTCATGGCTGAGACATATAGTCAAGAACTGTAGGAACATTGAAGTTCAAAGAGAAATTTTCAAGCGCCTGGGGGAAATAGCTTACAGCATTTGGGGCGGGGTAAATCCGTTAGCAGTCCTGGAGAAATTCACCCTTGATTTTGTTGATCAAACAGACTTCATGCAGTATTTCACTGCTACATGGGTGCCCAAGATTG AAATGTGGTTAACAACAATGAAAACTTTCCCTATTGCAAGTCAAGAAGCGTCTGGTGCAATTGAAGCTTATCATGTGAagttaaaaatgaaactttttgaTGATTCACATCTTGGTTCACTCCAAAGAGTTGATTGGTTGGTGCACAAGTTAACATCTGAGTTGCACTCTAGTTACTGGCTGGATCGCCGTGCAGACGAAAGTGATTCGTTCCTACCAGTGAAGGAGGAATACATTAATTCTACATCATGGCACCGTGCGTTACAAATTCCCGATGCGGATGTAACCTTAGACAACGAAAACCACCTTTTTGCTAAAGTGGTTGGTCAAAAGGATAGAAACTGTATGCATCTAGTGTGGAATCCCGGGTCTGAGTTTGCCTTTTGTGATTGTGAATGGTCATTACATGGCAATCTCTGTAAGCATGTTCTCAAAGTCAATATGATATGTGAGAATCAACAAGGGTATCCAAGTTCAATGTCCTTTCAGTCATATCAAGAGATACTTGTAAACATGCTCAAAAAACCACCTGATGATTCACTTGAACTCGATTTATCAACAGCCTGGTTGCATCGGATTTTGGATCAAATTCAGAAACTCGTTGAATTGAACAAGTCAACTGATATTGGCACTGTAGTGAATAATCTTCCTTTGAAGTGGGgtgagaagaaaaagagaatatCATTAGGCAAGCCAGCAACCGTGAGGCTTACTTTGGGACCGACCTCTCCAAAGAACAATATTATTCGTAAGAAGAATCGTAAGAGGAAAAGATTGTCATGTATAAGAGATCCTTAA
- the LOC122610485 gene encoding uncharacterized protein LOC122610485 produces the protein MASDILDNSSDSPDESNDSSMEFFVNALHFLEDTTTSSAPQTRRYTDRHREIGLDTLLNDWFVQQPKYEDDYFRKKFRMDKTMFLDIVRDIEANFPYFQERYDARGRKSFTAIQKCTSAVRQLTTGNAPDEYDEYLCMAARTARETLDYFCDAIIRLYSREYLRRPTSHDVARIFEAHELRHHMPGMLGSIDCTHVEWSACPRRLRGQYTRGDHNGPTIMLEITASHDLWIWHAFFGVPGSNNDINVLNQSDLYVTARNGTAPDSSFHVNGRDYKRGYYLSDGI, from the coding sequence ATGGCTTCCGATATTTTGGATAATTCGAGCGACTCTCCCGACGAGTCAAACGATAGCTCTATGGAATTCTTTGTTAACGCGTTACACTTTCTTGAAGATACGACAACTTCTAGTGCTCCTCAAACTCGACGGTATACGGACCGGCATCGGGAAATTGGTCTTGATACTCTTTTGAACGATTggttcgttcaacaaccaaaatACGAAGACGATTACTTTCGAAAGAAGTTTCGAATGGACAAGACCATGTTTTTAGATATCGTGCGTGACATTGAAGCAAACTTCCCGTATTTCCAAGAACGTTACGATGCAAGAGGAAGAAAAAGTTTTACGGCGATACAAAAATGCACATCCGCCGTTAGGCAACTCACGACGGGTAACGCACCAGACGAGTATGACGAGTATTTGTGCATGGCAGCCAGAACCGCACGAGAGACCCTTGATTATTTTTGTGACGCCATCATTCGGTTGTATAGCCGAGAGTACCTACGCAGGCCGACGTCACACGACGTTGCACGCATCTTCGAGGCCCACGAGCTTCGTCATCATATGCCTgggatgcttggtagcatcgatTGCACACATGTCGAGTGGTCGGCATGTCCTAGACGTTTGAGAGGGCAATACACAAGGGGTGACCACAACGGTCCAACTATTATGCTTGAAATCACCGCGTCAcatgatttgtggatttggcatgcttttttCGGTGTCCCGGggtcgaacaacgacatcaacgtgttGAACCAATCCGATTTGTATGTCACAGCGCGTAACGGAACGGCTCCGGATTCTTCATTCCACGTGAATGGGCGAGATTATAAACGTGGCTACTATCTTAGTGATGGGATCTAA
- the LOC122610094 gene encoding S-adenosylmethionine synthase 2: protein METFLFTSESVNEGHPDKLCDQISDAVLDACLAQDPDSKVACETCTKTNMVMVFGEITTKANVDYEKIVRDTCREIGFVSDDVGLDADNCKVLVNIEQQSPDIAQGVHGHLTKKPEDIGAGDQGHMFGYATDETPELMPLSHVLATKLGARLTEVRKNGTCAWLRPDGKTQVTVEYHNDNGAMVPLRVHTILISTQHDETVTNDEIAADLKEHVIKPVVPANYLDEKTIFHLNPSGRFVIGGPHGDAGLTGRKIIIDTYGGWGAHGGGAFSGKDPTKVDRSGAYIVRQAAKSIVACGLARRAIVQVSYAIGVPEPLSVFVDTYGTGKIHDREILKIVKENFDFRPGMISINLDLKRGGNKRFLKTAAYGHFGRTDPDFTWEVVKELKWEKA from the coding sequence ATGGAGACCTTCTTGTTCACATCTGAATCTGTCAATGAGGGACACCCAGACAAGCTTTGTGATCAGATCTCTGATGCAGTTCTTGATGCCTGCTTAGCACAAGACCCTGACAGCAAGGTTGCTTGTGAAACCTGTACCAAAACCAATATGGTCATGGTTTTTGGTGAAATCACAACCAAAGCTAATGTTGATTATGAAAAGATTGTTCGTGATACTTGCCGTGAAATCGGGTTTGTATCTGATGATGTGGGTTTGGATGCAGACAACTGTAAGGTTTTGGTTAACATTGAGCAACAAAGCCCTGATATTGCTCAAGGTGTTCATGGTCATTTGACTAAGAAGCCTGAGGATATTGGTGCTGGTGATCAAGGTCATATGTTTGGTTATGCTACTGATGAGACCCCTGAACTTATGCCACTTAGCCATGTCCTTGCAACTAAGCTTGGAGCCCGTTTGACTGAAGTCCGCAAGAATGGTACTTGTGCTTGGCTCAGGCCTGATGGAAAGACACAAGTCACTGTTGAGTACCATAATGACAATGGAGCCATGGTCCCTCTTCGTGTTCACACCATTTTGATCTCGACTCAACACGATGAGACTGTTACCAACGATGAAATTGCAGCTGATCTCAAGGAGCATGTGATTAAGCCTGTTGTTCCTGCCAATTACCTTGATGAGAAGACCATCTTCCATCTTAATCCGTCTGGCCGTTTTGTCATTGGTGGACCTCACGGTGATGCTGGACTTACCGGGCGTAAGATCATTATCGATACCTATGGTGGTTGGGGTGCTCACGGTGGTGGTGCTTTCTCCGGAAAAGACCCAACCAAGGTGGACAGGAGTGGTGCTTACATTGTGAGGCAAGCTGCAAAGAGCATTGTGGCTTGCGGGTTAGCCAGGAGAGCCATTGTCCAGGTGTCTTACGCCATTGGTGTCCCTGAGCCTTTGTCGGTGTTCGTTGACACCTATGGAACCGGAAAGATTCATGACAGAGAGATTCTGAAGATTGTCAAGGAAAACTTTGATTTCAGGCCAGGAATGATCTCCATCAACCTTGACCTTAAGAGAGGGGGCAACAAGAGGTTCTTGAAGACGGCTGCATACGGACATTTTGGCAGGACAGACCCCGATTTCACCTGGGAGGTGGTTAAGGAACTCAAATGGGAGAAGGCATAA